Proteins found in one Sardina pilchardus chromosome 3, fSarPil1.1, whole genome shotgun sequence genomic segment:
- the LOC134076186 gene encoding collagen alpha-1(V) chain-like, with protein sequence MDRPEHVKLALLILAAALLLVNGRPDPESHAELISEFDPSVEVVMGPPGPIGPQGAPGPVGPPGLPGPGGPRGLPGPVGPPGPPGPERIQYLCHPPFAKLGPHDDVFGHYPVNYPNDPEFAGDQESPDLYRSHNPNDETPGQEEE encoded by the exons ATGGACAGACCCGAGCAcgttaagttagcattgctgaTATTAGCAGCAGCACTTCTCTTGGTTAATGGCC GTCCAGATCCAGAG AGTCATGCTGAACTGATATCTGAATTTGATCCATCTGTGGAGGTTGTAATGGGTCCCCCTGGACCAATA GGACCTCAAGGGGCTCCGGGACCTGTAGGACCCCCTGGGCTTCCTGGACCTGGT GGACCTCGAGGATTGCCAGGCCCTGTTGGGCCTCCAGGGCCTCCTGGACCTGAG CGGATCCAATACCTCTGCCACCCTCCTTTCGCTAAACTAGGACCTCATGATGATGTTTTTGGACATTATCCAGTCAAT TATCCTAATGATCCTGAATTCGCTGGGGACCAGGAATCACCTGACCTTTACAGATCTCATAATCCTAATGAT GAGACACCAGGGCAGGAGGAAGAGTAA
- the LOC134076187 gene encoding collagen alpha-1(IX) chain-like isoform X1: MDRRVHVKLVLLILTATLLLVNGCSDLEQGSGADISDRLGKPKAPSGKAMPPVRFIPGPPGPSGLPGLSGPAGAPGTSGPNGPQGLPGPVGPPGSPETVRFHSHCYRPYNKLGRQDGSLGPLVPCNYPLKDVHFAGHQAGSPDRHRTHHLNHEIQGQKKQEVEHS, translated from the exons ATGGACAGACGCGTGCATGTTAAGTTAGTATTGCTGATATTAACAGCAACACTGCTCTTGGTTAATGGCT GTTCAGATCTAGAG CAGGGTTCAGGGGCTGACATCTCTGATCGCCTGGGCAAGCCCAAGGCCCCATCGGGGAAGGCTATGCCACCTGTGAGGTTTATACCAGGCCCCCCTGGACCATCT GGACTTCCAGGCCTTTCAGGGCCTGCCGGAGCACCTGGTACTTCAGGACCTAAT GGACCTCAAGGACTGCCAGGTCCTGTTGGACCTCCAGGGTCTCCTGAAACAGTG cgTTTCCACTCCCATTGCTACCGCCCATACAATAAACTAGGCCGTCAGGATGGCAGTCTGGGACCACTCGTTCCATGCAAT TACCCTCTTAAAGACGTTCACTTTGCTGGTCACCAGGCAGGATCACCTGATCGTCACAGAACTCATCATTTGAACCAT GAAATACAAGGACagaagaaacaggaagttgaacACAGCTGA
- the LOC134076187 gene encoding collagen alpha-2(I) chain-like isoform X2, with translation MDRRVHVKLVLLILTATLLLVNGCSDLEQGSGADISDRLGKPKAPSGKAMPPVRFIPGPPGPSGLPGLSGPAGAPGTSGPNGPQGLPGPVGPPGSPETVRFHSHCYRPYNKLGRQDGSLGPLVPCNAGSPDRHRTHHLNHEIQGQKKQEVEHS, from the exons ATGGACAGACGCGTGCATGTTAAGTTAGTATTGCTGATATTAACAGCAACACTGCTCTTGGTTAATGGCT GTTCAGATCTAGAG CAGGGTTCAGGGGCTGACATCTCTGATCGCCTGGGCAAGCCCAAGGCCCCATCGGGGAAGGCTATGCCACCTGTGAGGTTTATACCAGGCCCCCCTGGACCATCT GGACTTCCAGGCCTTTCAGGGCCTGCCGGAGCACCTGGTACTTCAGGACCTAAT GGACCTCAAGGACTGCCAGGTCCTGTTGGACCTCCAGGGTCTCCTGAAACAGTG cgTTTCCACTCCCATTGCTACCGCCCATACAATAAACTAGGCCGTCAGGATGGCAGTCTGGGACCACTCGTTCCATGCAAT GCAGGATCACCTGATCGTCACAGAACTCATCATTTGAACCAT GAAATACAAGGACagaagaaacaggaagttgaacACAGCTGA
- the LOC134076188 gene encoding EMI domain-containing protein 1-like, whose product MGKPKGPSGKVMPPVKLEPGPPGKPGPDGVSGPAGPPGTPGPMGPRGMQGPMGPPGAPAPVRFHYLCHPPYNKLGRQGGSLGPPAPYNYPPKDAHFAGHQARSTDHHKSHNLRDEMRGREKERVKHS is encoded by the exons ATGGGCAAACCCAAGGGCCCATCGGGGAAGGTTATGCCACCTGTAAAGCTTGAGCCAGGGCCCCCGGGAAAACCT GGACCTGATGGCGTTTCAGGGCCTGCAGGACCACCTGGTACTCCAGGACCTATG GGACCTCGAGGAATGCAGGGTCCTATGGGCCCTCCAGGGGCTCCAGCACCAGTG CGTTTCCACTACCTCTGCCACCCCCCCTACAATAAACTGGGGCGTCAGGGTGGCAGTCTGGGACCACCCGCTCCCTACAAT TATCCTCCTAAAGATGCTCACTTTGCTGGTCACCAGGCAAGATCTACTGACCATCACAAATCTCATAATCTGAGAGAT GAAATGCGAGggcgggagaaagagagagtcaaacacAGCTGA